A window of the Deltaproteobacteria bacterium genome harbors these coding sequences:
- a CDS encoding tyrosine-type recombinase/integrase — protein NLNDPWDRIRKRAKLEDVRLHDCRHSFASRALALGEGLTMIGKLLGHTKVETTARYAHLARESVRESAVRVSDSIAADILKGYPVGGGDQAQTPSRKPWSATRTKAAS, from the coding sequence AACCTGAACGACCCCTGGGACCGGATCCGCAAGCGCGCGAAGCTGGAGGACGTGCGGCTCCACGACTGCCGCCACTCGTTCGCGTCCAGGGCGCTGGCGCTCGGCGAGGGGCTGACCATGATCGGGAAGCTCCTGGGTCACACGAAGGTGGAGACCACCGCGCGGTACGCGCATCTGGCGCGGGAGTCGGTGCGCGAGTCCGCCGTCCGCGTATCCGACAGCATCGCCGCCGACATCCTCAAGGGATACCCGGTCGGCGGCGGGGACCAAGCACAGACGCCCTCACGGAAGCCCTGGAGCGCTACGCGGACCAAGGCAGCCAGTTGA
- a CDS encoding DNA methyltransferase: MRGMNSESVDLIYLDPPFNSNKNYAAPIGSEAAGAAFKDTWTLDDVDEAWHGEIADRDPTLYAIIDAAGYAHGKGMKSYLIMMAVRLMEMRRLLKSTGAIYLHCDPTASHYLKTLMDAVFGTGSFRNEIVWRRNSSHNDATAFGRVGDRLLFYGTRIRRNSCRVPLADANVSSKYRHKDHRGLYRTGDLTGPGVSEGEAGEAWRDWNPTDIGRCWSVPRTGDYAAWIEENMIPGYRAEQSLLARLDMLDQAGLIAFTSKGTPELKRYLAASPGQVPSDIWTDIPPVNSQAKERVGYPTQKPIALLERIINASSDKGQVILDPFCGCATACVAAEKLGRQWVGIDLSSKAADLVKLRLRKEMGLFYDVRHRLDLPRRLDQGKVPNYKTHKHTLFGIQEGLCAGCRMAFPFRNMTIDHVVPQSKSGTDHLTNLQLLCGACNSMKGTRSQEEFIAVLVREGLRQQGSRT; encoded by the coding sequence ATGCGGGGCATGAACTCCGAGTCTGTAGACCTGATTTACCTGGACCCGCCCTTCAACTCCAACAAGAACTATGCCGCGCCTATCGGCTCGGAAGCTGCCGGGGCGGCATTCAAGGATACGTGGACCCTGGACGATGTAGATGAAGCGTGGCACGGCGAGATAGCCGACCGGGACCCGACCCTGTACGCCATCATTGACGCTGCCGGGTATGCCCACGGGAAGGGGATGAAGTCCTACCTTATCATGATGGCCGTCCGGCTTATGGAAATGCGGCGACTGCTGAAATCCACGGGGGCGATCTACTTGCACTGTGACCCGACAGCTAGCCACTATCTCAAGACGCTCATGGACGCCGTGTTCGGGACTGGCTCGTTCCGAAACGAAATCGTGTGGCGACGCAATTCCTCGCATAACGATGCGACAGCGTTCGGACGTGTAGGAGACCGGCTGCTGTTTTATGGTACTCGGATACGCCGGAATTCTTGTCGTGTTCCCTTGGCTGATGCCAATGTGTCGTCCAAGTACCGGCACAAAGACCATAGGGGTCTTTATCGAACGGGCGATCTTACGGGACCGGGGGTCAGCGAAGGCGAGGCGGGCGAGGCATGGAGAGACTGGAATCCTACCGACATTGGGCGCTGTTGGAGTGTCCCGCGAACCGGGGATTATGCTGCTTGGATTGAGGAGAATATGATCCCCGGCTATCGAGCCGAACAAAGCCTTCTAGCACGTCTAGACATGCTCGATCAAGCAGGGTTGATCGCGTTTACTTCCAAAGGAACCCCTGAACTCAAACGGTATCTGGCTGCAAGTCCAGGCCAGGTCCCGTCAGATATTTGGACCGACATTCCGCCAGTAAATTCACAGGCTAAAGAGCGCGTAGGCTACCCTACCCAAAAGCCCATTGCCCTACTGGAGCGCATCATAAACGCCAGCTCCGACAAGGGACAGGTCATCTTGGACCCATTTTGTGGCTGTGCCACGGCCTGTGTCGCGGCTGAAAAGTTGGGACGCCAGTGGGTAGGGATTGATTTGTCCTCGAAGGCCGCTGACCTTGTGAAGCTCCGACTACGCAAGGAAATGGGTCTGTTCTATGACGTGCGCCACCGACTGGACCTCCCGCGCCGTCTGGACCAGGGCAAGGTGCCAAACTACAAGACGCACAAGCATACCCTTTTCGGCATCCAGGAAGGGCTATGCGCCGGGTGCCGCATGGCGTTCCCGTTCCGCAACATGACGATTGACCACGTGGTGCCACAGTCGAAGAGCGGGACGGACCACCTGACCAACCTGCAACTACTTTGTGGGGCCTGCAACTCGATGAAAGGAACACGGAGCCAGGAAGAGTTTATCGCCGTACTAGTGCGCGAGGGCCTACGGCAACAGGGGTCACGGACATGA